Proteins encoded within one genomic window of Nitrospira sp. CR1.1:
- the rplL gene encoding 50S ribosomal protein L7/L12, translating into MKKEEKATAIAELTEKFGRARLAILTECAGMPVNQMTELRRQLRGAKAEYCVIKNTLAVRASTGTILADAKDHFKGPTGLVIGYDDPVLPAKILRDFIQAEKRSEKIKVTVGVLEGKLVQAADLAAIAQLPKKEVLIAMLLSAMQGPIRGVVYALSGVLSKFVRVIAAIQDKKKGEGDMSAAAGTKFSQDELIKAIESMSVLELADLVKGLETRFGVTAAAPVAVAAAGGGGAAAAPAEEKTSFDVILASAPADKKIQVIKVVRELTSLGLKEAKDLVEGAPKPIKSGATKEEADTMKKKLEESGAKVEIK; encoded by the coding sequence ATGAAGAAAGAAGAAAAGGCAACAGCGATCGCGGAGTTGACGGAAAAATTCGGCCGCGCCCGCTTGGCCATTTTGACGGAATGCGCCGGGATGCCCGTCAATCAAATGACCGAGCTGCGAAGGCAGTTGCGCGGGGCCAAAGCCGAGTACTGTGTCATCAAGAACACCCTGGCCGTCCGCGCCTCGACCGGTACGATCCTCGCCGATGCAAAAGACCATTTCAAGGGCCCGACCGGTCTGGTCATCGGATATGACGACCCCGTTTTGCCGGCGAAAATCTTGCGGGATTTCATACAGGCCGAAAAGCGATCTGAAAAGATCAAGGTGACCGTCGGCGTGTTGGAAGGCAAGCTGGTGCAGGCTGCGGATCTAGCAGCTATCGCGCAATTGCCGAAGAAGGAAGTGTTGATTGCGATGCTGCTATCGGCCATGCAGGGCCCGATACGCGGTGTGGTCTATGCGTTGAGCGGAGTCTTGAGCAAGTTTGTGCGAGTCATTGCAGCCATTCAGGATAAAAAGAAAGGGGAGGGCGACATGTCAGCAGCAGCAGGAACCAAGTTCTCACAAGATGAATTGATCAAGGCAATCGAGAGCATGAGCGTGTTGGAATTGGCCGACCTGGTAAAGGGCCTCGAAACACGTTTCGGCGTCACAGCGGCGGCGCCCGTGGCCGTGGCGGCAGCAGGTGGCGGCGGCGCGGCAGCGGCTCCTGCCGAAGAAAAGACCTCATTCGACGTGATCTTGGCCAGCGCTCCGGCCGACAAGAAGATCCAAGTCATCAAGGTCGTGCGCGAGCTCACCAGCCTCGGACTCAAGGAAGCCAAAGACTTGGTCGAGGGCGCTCCGAAGCCCATCAAGTCCGGCGCGACGAAGGAAGAAGCCGACACGATGAAAAAGAAGCTCGAAGAGAGCGGAGCCAAAGTCGAGATCAAGTAA
- a CDS encoding 50S ribosomal protein L1 → MGKKMTAAQEKIEPRFYELKEAVEAVKQAAFAKYDESVDLAIRLGVDPKRSDQMVRGTTALPHGTGKKLRVLVFAKGEKEQEARQAGADYVGSDDLMEKIKGGWMDFDCAISTPDLMASVGKLGKVLGPRGLMPNPKTGTVTFEVGKAVSEIRKGRVEFKVEKAGIVQVPVGKVSFDVQKLYDNAQAVLESVVKAKPSSCKGRYLKSVTMSSTMGPGVKLDPVALSKLWS, encoded by the coding sequence ATGGGAAAGAAGATGACCGCGGCTCAGGAGAAGATCGAGCCCAGGTTTTATGAGTTGAAGGAGGCGGTCGAGGCCGTCAAGCAGGCAGCGTTTGCCAAGTATGATGAATCCGTCGACCTGGCGATTCGCCTCGGAGTGGATCCAAAGCGGTCGGATCAAATGGTGCGTGGAACCACGGCCCTCCCGCACGGCACCGGTAAGAAGCTCCGCGTGCTCGTCTTCGCCAAGGGTGAGAAGGAGCAGGAAGCGCGGCAGGCCGGGGCTGATTATGTGGGGTCTGATGACTTGATGGAAAAAATCAAGGGTGGATGGATGGATTTCGATTGTGCGATCTCCACGCCTGATCTGATGGCCTCTGTCGGTAAGCTTGGAAAGGTGCTCGGTCCCCGCGGGCTCATGCCCAATCCGAAGACCGGTACCGTGACGTTTGAGGTGGGCAAGGCTGTGAGTGAGATTCGCAAGGGCCGTGTCGAGTTTAAGGTGGAAAAGGCCGGCATCGTGCAAGTGCCCGTCGGCAAGGTGTCGTTCGATGTTCAGAAGCTATACGATAACGCGCAGGCGGTGCTGGAGTCGGTGGTCAAGGCCAAGCCGTCATCCTGCAAGGGCCGGTATCTCAAAAGTGTGACGATGTCGAGCACGATGGGACCTGGTGTGAAGCTGGATCCTGTGGCGTTGTCGAAGTTGTGGAGTTGA
- the rplK gene encoding 50S ribosomal protein L11 codes for MAKEVSAQIKLQIPAGKANPAPPVGPSLGQHGVNIMEFCKQFNAKTQKDGDSIIPVIITVYKDRSFTFIMKTPPASDLLKKAAGIIKGSGVPHKDKVGKVSQAQVREIAQKKLSDLNAADLEGAIKIIQGTARSMGITVQ; via the coding sequence ATGGCCAAGGAAGTATCAGCTCAAATTAAATTGCAGATTCCGGCCGGTAAGGCCAATCCTGCTCCGCCGGTGGGTCCTTCGCTGGGCCAGCATGGTGTGAACATCATGGAGTTCTGCAAGCAATTCAATGCGAAGACCCAGAAGGATGGGGACAGCATCATCCCGGTGATCATCACGGTCTACAAGGACCGGAGCTTTACCTTCATCATGAAGACGCCGCCGGCGTCGGATTTGCTCAAGAAGGCCGCGGGAATCATCAAGGGATCAGGCGTCCCGCATAAGGATAAGGTGGGCAAGGTCAGTCAGGCTCAGGTTCGAGAAATCGCGCAAAAGAAATTGTCGGACTTGAATGCGGCTGATCTAGAGGGCGCCATCAAGATTATCCAGGGCACAGCGCGCAGCATGGGCATCACCGTCCAGTAA